DNA from Kineosporiaceae bacterium:
GTGTTGACCACCGACACCCTCGTGGTGGAGAAGAAGGAACTGGAGCCGGCCGCCCCCGCTGCGGGGCACGGCCACGGTCACGGCCACTGAGGTCTGAGAAAACACCGTCAGAACGAGAGCTGGGCTCGCCCCCACGGGGGCGAGCCCAGCTCTCGTTTGTCGCGTTCGCGGGCGTGGACCGGCTCAGCTGGCCGCCGAGACCTTGCGGCGGCGTCCGGTGCTGTAGAACTGCTCGCGGTCGTCCTCGCTGAGGCCACCCCACACGCCATAGGGCTCCCGGACGGCGAGGGCGTGCTCGCGGCAGAACTCGAGCACCGGGCAGGTTTCGCAGATCGCCTTCGCGGCGGCGTCCCGTTTGCGTCGGGCCGGCCCCCGCTCGCCCTCGGGATGGAAGAACAGGGTCGGATCGGTGTCGCGGCAGGCGCCCTCCAACTGCCAATCCCACAGGTCGGCCACCGGCCCGGGAAGTCGGGAGATCTCAGCCATCGGGTCTCACCCTCGCAAGTGCGGTCGGAAGTGCTTGTGCCTCGTGCGTCGCGGTGTCGAACGAGCGAGCTGCCCGCAGAGTGCCC
Protein-coding regions in this window:
- a CDS encoding WhiB family transcriptional regulator encodes the protein MAEISRLPGPVADLWDWQLEGACRDTDPTLFFHPEGERGPARRKRDAAAKAICETCPVLEFCREHALAVREPYGVWGGLSEDDREQFYSTGRRRKVSAAS